A window from Spiroplasma endosymbiont of Aspidapion aeneum encodes these proteins:
- a CDS encoding riboflavin kinase — protein MDISTLKTYINNFQKIKFIFITNFLLVNRVLFEKKYDINLTKIIISKNINYCNETDFFCWKESKYEIIESCLSPEEINEIYKNYDNVIFQKELPIDFCNNKIKNFFENGDFTKIKDLENVDYYLSSKVAHGNQLGRQIGFPTANLVAQNELTIPEGVYSTITSYNKTEYWGATCVRWLNHKLLIETYILDFNDNLYDKILTINFKDKIRNNISVDSIEKLKELIGSDVENIRKRGLL, from the coding sequence ATGGACATATCGACTTTAAAAACATATATAAATAACTTTCAAAAGATTAAATTTATTTTTATAACAAATTTTCTTTTGGTTAATAGAGTTCTTTTTGAAAAAAAATATGACATCAATTTGACTAAGATAATAATTTCTAAAAATATTAATTATTGTAATGAGACAGATTTTTTTTGTTGGAAAGAATCAAAATATGAAATCATTGAATCTTGCTTATCACCAGAAGAAATAAATGAAATTTATAAAAATTATGATAATGTTATTTTCCAAAAGGAGTTGCCGATTGATTTTTGTAATAATAAAATTAAGAATTTTTTTGAAAATGGTGATTTTACAAAAATTAAAGACTTAGAAAATGTTGATTACTATCTAAGTTCAAAAGTTGCACATGGGAACCAACTTGGTAGACAAATTGGATTTCCAACAGCAAACCTTGTTGCTCAAAATGAACTAACAATTCCTGAAGGTGTTTATTCTACAATAACATCTTATAATAAAACTGAATATTGAGGTGCAACATGTGTAAGATGACTAAATCATAAATTGCTTATAGAAACATATATATTAGATTTTAATGATAATTTATATGATAAAATTTTAACAATCAATTTCAAAGATAAAATTAGAAATAATATCTCAGTTGATTCTATTGAAAAATTAAAAGAACTTATTGGAAGTGATGTTGAAAATATAAGAAAGCGAGGATTATTATAG
- the rsgA gene encoding GTPase RsgA codes for MKYCKGCGILLQNINTNEKGYIVDLINQDYCLRCFKLKNYNQLVDIEFDLNSVYKKIESVIADKATKNRYFYVIDVIDVKGSRLPSIENLLKNEDVIFCINKIDIFPNVIDNDKIYDYVINQLEDTPIINKNIILLSSKQLNTIDNLIKIINSKECDNYFIGVSNTGKSSLLNSCLKQQNKSQDIITSYHTNTTLDIININLGLNNKVYDTPGLQISKSILNAIDKKNWKHFAYNDELKQFTYQLKINNSIICEKIMWLELLESNREVISFHFWTNKHNILHRTNSKNVQKYLDNNDEKLIKTISSKFIKKVFYFKDNNDINIVVSGIGWISFKTHVGLKIAINTPYLEDNEVYIYKTNNN; via the coding sequence ATGAAATACTGTAAAGGGTGTGGTATTTTATTACAAAATATAAATACTAATGAAAAAGGATATATTGTTGATCTTATAAATCAAGATTATTGTCTTCGATGTTTCAAACTAAAAAATTACAATCAATTAGTTGATATAGAATTTGATCTAAATAGTGTATATAAAAAAATTGAATCAGTAATAGCAGATAAAGCAACCAAAAATAGATACTTTTACGTTATTGATGTTATCGATGTAAAAGGGAGTCGTTTACCATCAATTGAAAATTTATTAAAAAATGAAGATGTTATTTTTTGTATTAATAAAATTGATATATTTCCAAATGTTATTGATAATGATAAAATTTATGACTATGTAATAAATCAATTAGAAGATACACCAATTATTAATAAAAATATTATATTACTTTCTTCTAAACAATTAAATACTATTGATAATTTAATCAAAATAATAAATTCTAAAGAATGTGATAACTATTTTATAGGCGTGTCAAATACTGGAAAGTCTTCATTATTAAATTCATGTCTAAAACAACAAAATAAATCTCAAGATATAATCACTTCATATCACACAAATACAACATTAGATATTATAAATATAAATTTAGGCCTTAACAATAAGGTTTATGATACCCCTGGTTTGCAAATATCTAAATCTATTCTAAATGCAATTGATAAGAAAAATTGAAAACATTTTGCTTATAATGATGAATTAAAGCAATTTACCTATCAGCTAAAAATAAATAATAGTATAATTTGTGAAAAAATTATGTGATTAGAATTACTAGAATCTAATCGTGAGGTTATATCATTTCATTTTTGAACCAATAAACACAATATTTTGCATCGGACAAACAGTAAAAATGTACAAAAGTATCTTGATAATAATGATGAAAAATTAATAAAAACAATTTCTTCTAAATTCATTAAAAAAGTATTTTATTTTAAAGATAATAATGATATAAATATAGTAGTATCTGGGATTGGATGAATATCATTTAAGACCCATGTAGGCCTTAAAATCGCTATCAACACTCCTTATTTAGAGGATAATGAGGTTTATATATATAAAACTAATAATAACTAA
- a CDS encoding ATP-binding cassette domain-containing protein — protein MNTLFLNGLKKSFKGKEVLRGINIEFKSGKIYALLGLNGVGKTTTIKSIFNEIFLDEGEILLNGEKIKKEDYSIFHYFSENDDLPKDMKIYSFLEKNYFYCYKTTKGFSENLAKHKYIY, from the coding sequence ATGAATACATTATTTTTAAATGGTCTAAAAAAATCCTTTAAAGGAAAAGAAGTTTTAAGGGGGATAAATATTGAATTTAAGTCTGGCAAGATTTATGCGTTGCTAGGGTTAAATGGTGTTGGAAAAACAACAACAATAAAATCTATATTTAATGAAATTTTTCTAGATGAAGGTGAGATTTTATTAAATGGAGAGAAAATAAAAAAAGAAGATTATAGTATTTTTCATTATTTTTCTGAAAATGATGATTTACCCAAAGATATGAAAATTTATTCTTTTTTAGAAAAAAATTATTTTTATTGTTATAAAACAACTAAGGGTTTTAGTGAAAATTTAGCAAAACATAAATATATATATTAG
- a CDS encoding DUF896 domain-containing protein — MDEKIINRINELSSISKERQLTEEEKYEQSTLRKLFIEKFRNNFKSVLDNVKFVDKK, encoded by the coding sequence ATGGATGAAAAAATAATTAATCGAATTAATGAATTAAGTTCAATTTCTAAAGAAAGACAATTAACTGAGGAAGAAAAATATGAACAATCAACATTAAGAAAGTTATTTATTGAAAAGTTTAGAAACAATTTTAAATCAGTTTTAGATAATGTTAAATTTGTTGATAAAAAATAG
- a CDS encoding AAA family ATPase has protein sequence MEDVNFKKQKISSLSSGQKKCVSLIACLLSDPKIIFFDEPTANLDIANKDSIIEFIMKMASEDRIIVMITHLVEEIQNYVDYSIIIDDGYVVFEGETKNKDIRKIFSENVNMRGRKILNV, from the coding sequence TTAGAAGATGTAAACTTTAAAAAACAAAAAATTAGTTCACTATCAAGTGGACAAAAGAAATGTGTTAGTTTAATTGCCTGTCTTTTATCAGACCCAAAAATTATCTTTTTTGATGAACCTACTGCAAATTTAGATATAGCAAATAAGGACTCAATTATAGAGTTTATTATGAAGATGGCAAGTGAAGATCGTATTATTGTCATGATAACCCACTTAGTTGAAGAAATTCAGAACTATGTTGATTATTCAATAATCATTGATGATGGATATGTAGTTTTTGAAGGTGAAACTAAAAATAAAGACATTCGTAAGATATTTTCAGAGAATGTTAATATGCGTGGGAGAAAAATATTGAATGTTTAG
- the rpsT gene encoding 30S ribosomal protein S20, with translation MANIKSQEKRILTNEKARIRNKSFRSQVKTSIKKALAAKEANDKDKDTLINYSVSLIDKSVTKGVYKPNKAAREKSRLMS, from the coding sequence ATGGCAAATATAAAGTCACAAGAAAAAAGAATATTAACAAATGAAAAGGCAAGAATTAGAAATAAATCATTCCGATCACAAGTTAAGACTTCTATTAAAAAAGCATTGGCTGCAAAAGAGGCTAACGATAAAGACAAAGATACATTAATTAATTATTCTGTGAGCTTAATTGATAAAAGTGTTACTAAAGGTGTTTATAAGCCAAATAAAGCAGCACGTGAAAAATCACGTTTAATGTCATAG
- a CDS encoding YneF family protein gives MIEWWILLISVIFSLIGGGILGFVITRKMIKKQLKDNPPITEKQIRAMYMSMGRKPSESDIKKTMNAFKRGV, from the coding sequence ATGATTGAATGATGAATACTATTAATATCTGTGATTTTTTCACTAATAGGTGGGGGTATTCTTGGTTTTGTAATTACTAGAAAAATGATTAAAAAACAACTTAAGGATAATCCTCCAATTACAGAAAAACAAATAAGAGCTATGTATATGAGTATGGGAAGAAAACCATCAGAATCAGATATTAAAAAGACAATGAACGCTTTTAAACGTGGTGTATAA
- a CDS encoding deoxyribonuclease IV — MLKIGCHVKYSAANKYLLGALDEAKGYGANCFMIFLGAPHNTRRADFEKMFYNEFCEKLKTDDISIDDVVVHLPYIVNMGNYRKQEVINFSIEFIISEILTADKIGIKKLVLHPGSKLDGDLNLSLDSLADSLNKIIAKTKNSKSIICLETMAGKGNEIGKNFEQLAYVIEKVIDKSRIGVCFDTCHLHDAGYDLSNFDAVINQFDQVVGIEYLQVIHLNDSKNIIGAHKDRHENIGYGEIGFENLLNVVYHEKTKSILKILETPFIGDRCVYKEEIENIKNKKFVDFLR, encoded by the coding sequence GTGCTTAAGATTGGCTGCCATGTTAAATATAGTGCTGCAAATAAATATTTACTTGGAGCACTAGATGAAGCAAAGGGTTATGGAGCTAATTGTTTTATGATATTTTTAGGAGCACCGCATAATACAAGAAGAGCTGACTTTGAAAAAATGTTTTATAATGAGTTTTGTGAAAAACTAAAAACAGATGACATAAGTATTGATGATGTTGTTGTACATTTACCTTACATTGTAAATATGGGTAATTATCGAAAACAAGAAGTTATAAATTTTTCAATAGAATTTATAATCAGTGAAATTTTAACAGCTGATAAAATCGGGATTAAGAAACTTGTTCTTCATCCTGGTTCTAAATTAGATGGAGATTTAAACTTATCCCTTGATAGTTTAGCAGATTCGTTAAATAAAATAATTGCAAAGACTAAAAATAGTAAATCAATAATATGTTTGGAAACAATGGCTGGAAAGGGCAATGAGATCGGAAAAAATTTTGAACAACTAGCCTACGTAATTGAAAAAGTTATTGACAAAAGTAGAATTGGTGTTTGTTTTGATACGTGTCATCTTCACGATGCTGGATATGATTTATCAAATTTTGATGCAGTTATTAATCAATTTGACCAGGTTGTTGGTATTGAATATTTACAAGTTATTCATCTAAATGATAGTAAAAATATAATTGGAGCACATAAAGATCGACATGAAAACATTGGCTATGGAGAAATTGGGTTTGAAAATCTTTTAAATGTTGTTTATCATGAAAAGACAAAAAGTATTTTAAAAATATTAGAGACACCATTTATTGGAGATCGCTGTGTCTATAAAGAAGAAATTGAAAATATTAAAAATAAAAAGTTTGTTGACTTTTTAAGATAG
- a CDS encoding ATP-binding cassette domain-containing protein translates to MIRINNLSKIYNENCGNFSININIDKGQIYGVVGPNGAGKTTLVKQILGLITPSEGEIFINNYRPIIDNCFIMRDTGYISGENSLFNNIKGIKILEYNKKIKYNVDWEWTLKLIEYFELDVNKKMKKMSKGMKQKLSIITALMNKPKIIIMDEPTSGLDPVMQNRFNKLILEVKEGWESTIIICSHSYDEISALCDRVCLLKSGKIFKEYNLEKDNIDIIKNDFINIFNKEITI, encoded by the coding sequence ATGATAAGAATAAATAACCTATCAAAAATATACAATGAAAATTGTGGCAATTTTTCTATAAATATAAATATAGATAAAGGACAAATATATGGAGTTGTTGGACCTAATGGCGCTGGTAAAACAACATTAGTTAAGCAAATATTGGGACTTATTACCCCAAGTGAAGGAGAAATATTTATCAATAATTACCGCCCAATTATTGATAATTGTTTTATTATGAGAGATACTGGTTATATTTCGGGAGAGAACTCCTTATTTAACAATATTAAAGGTATAAAAATTCTTGAGTATAATAAAAAAATAAAGTACAATGTTGATTGAGAATGAACGCTTAAATTAATAGAATATTTTGAATTAGATGTTAATAAGAAAATGAAAAAAATGTCTAAAGGAATGAAGCAAAAATTATCAATTATAACTGCTCTTATGAATAAACCAAAAATTATAATTATGGATGAACCTACATCTGGCCTTGATCCTGTTATGCAAAATAGATTTAATAAATTAATATTGGAAGTAAAAGAAGGATGGGAAAGTACAATAATAATATGTTCCCATAGTTATGATGAAATATCTGCATTATGTGATCGAGTATGCCTATTAAAGAGTGGTAAAATATTTAAAGAGTATAATCTAGAAAAAGATAATATTGATATTATAAAAAATGATTTTATTAATATATTTAATAAGGAAATCACTATTTAA
- the plsY gene encoding glycerol-3-phosphate 1-O-acyltransferase PlsY, whose translation MLRENVGTIITCIISYLIGSINFGVIICKFKHIDIKKIGSGNPGATNVSRYLGKKIGALVAVLDGLKPILATFVAMIFLAIKINEFRQTSMVISAFFALIGHCWPIYHKFKGGKAVSTFTGMLLIANVLICLMFIGIWFIILKISKKVSVSSLLSAIIVTILLWIPIFSGNITYIKNGLDFYQKAYDNNLYFNFYNTHYMAIKSSFCDSYFTICIIITLSCIILVIRHWSNIKKILRGEELNYNDSKKIAEVELEKITKENKK comes from the coding sequence ATGTTAAGAGAAAATGTTGGAACAATAATAACATGTATTATTAGTTACTTGATCGGGTCGATTAATTTTGGTGTCATCATTTGTAAATTTAAACATATTGATATAAAAAAAATAGGTTCTGGTAACCCTGGGGCTACAAATGTTTCTAGATATTTGGGAAAGAAAATTGGTGCCCTTGTTGCGGTTTTGGATGGTTTAAAGCCAATATTAGCAACTTTTGTGGCAATGATATTTTTAGCTATTAAAATAAACGAATTCAGGCAAACAAGTATGGTAATTTCTGCATTTTTTGCGTTAATTGGTCACTGCTGACCAATATATCATAAATTTAAGGGAGGAAAGGCAGTAAGCACATTTACAGGAATGTTATTAATTGCAAATGTTCTTATTTGTCTAATGTTTATCGGTATTTGATTTATTATATTAAAAATATCAAAAAAAGTGAGTGTATCTAGTTTGCTATCTGCAATTATTGTTACAATTTTATTATGAATTCCGATATTTTCTGGAAACATAACTTATATTAAAAATGGATTAGATTTTTATCAAAAAGCATATGACAACAATTTATATTTTAATTTCTATAACACACATTATATGGCTATAAAAAGCTCATTTTGTGATAGTTATTTTACAATATGCATTATAATCACCTTGTCTTGTATTATCCTTGTAATTCGCCATTGGTCTAATATTAAAAAAATACTTAGAGGAGAAGAATTAAATTATAATGATAGTAAAAAAATTGCAGAAGTTGAATTAGAAAAAATTACCAAGGAAAATAAAAAATAA
- a CDS encoding NifU family protein, with amino-acid sequence MDNKEKDIENKIIEILDQLKPFVNADGGDMEFVSFKDRIVYIRLLGNCVGCGLIDTTYKDGIENILFSELPDYVDGVELVM; translated from the coding sequence ATGGATAATAAAGAAAAAGATATAGAAAATAAAATAATTGAAATATTAGACCAATTAAAACCATTTGTAAATGCTGATGGCGGCGACATGGAATTTGTTTCTTTTAAGGACCGCATAGTTTATATTCGCCTTTTGGGAAATTGTGTTGGATGTGGATTGATTGACACAACGTACAAGGACGGGATAGAAAATATCTTATTTTCAGAATTACCAGATTATGTTGATGGAGTTGAACTTGTAATGTAG
- the pheT gene encoding phenylalanine--tRNA ligase subunit beta, with protein MKLNLNLLNKFVDLSNLQLKDIVNRLTDSGFEIESIEPFIDCDKLTIGEIVDVQKDKTYEKVNICNVNVGNKVIKILTTATNVYKGMRVLVALDGTELRSINKKIVKSKLYNHDSEGMLIGLSELGIPNSYLSEEEINSIYELDKKAPIGEDGVKYLGWGLSILDVSILPNRIDVYNYYNFAKEFSSLFNIKLRTEPFIKKIIPASIENDLQIKVTSKNCELFSLSKIQDIKISMSPLWLRAILWKNDINAVNNIVDYGNLIAIILNQPVNIYDYDKLNSTTFEIKEVSDTNINLLNNREYKLNNNLCVINKGIVAIAGIMGTVDSTVDTNTKNIVLEVANFSFKKIREEQKKLGFSTDSSLRYSRGVNSLEYEFTHQLFFNFLSNEQKNAKYSYIVTKKSNKLETKLTPINVDFEYLKEYSSIDKLTINEVEKILKALWFNVEKNNNVLKIISPVFRKDILTKQDIVEEIVRYVGYERVKSIAPLISINNDKPFNYFYKFLRHLRSYLVNHGFFETINYSLTTEHKAKEFNILYKPQKYWQLANEISTNRSTMRSSLTPGLLETVIYNNNKQVKNVNIFEISKVYFDNREEIVLGIASDGLIHHSELYKANNYNFYALKGIVDGIFNLSKFDSDMIEYKNIEENSDLHFGKSALIYYNNDLIGYLGELHPLKKDIYKIKNQTYVCELDLKKIYELYRSGQTISKDISIFPKVTRDISFTIKDNLNIKNIIKYIKSLAISNLQNIYIFDVYKKDENENEKSVALRFEFQDANRTLNDEEVNIKYEKIKKEIITKYNVIIRE; from the coding sequence ATGAAGCTAAATCTTAATCTATTAAATAAGTTTGTTGATTTATCAAATTTACAATTAAAAGATATTGTGAATAGATTAACAGATTCAGGATTTGAAATTGAGTCTATTGAACCATTCATTGATTGTGATAAATTAACAATAGGGGAAATAGTTGATGTTCAAAAAGATAAAACCTATGAAAAAGTTAATATTTGTAATGTTAACGTTGGAAATAAGGTAATTAAAATTTTAACAACAGCTACAAATGTTTATAAAGGGATGAGAGTATTGGTTGCTCTTGATGGTACAGAACTTCGATCAATTAATAAAAAAATTGTAAAATCAAAATTATACAATCATGATAGTGAAGGTATGTTAATTGGCTTATCTGAATTGGGAATACCAAATTCATATTTATCAGAAGAGGAAATCAATTCTATATATGAATTGGATAAAAAAGCTCCGATTGGAGAAGATGGGGTAAAATATCTTGGATGGGGACTTTCTATTTTAGATGTTTCAATTCTTCCAAATAGAATTGATGTTTATAATTATTATAATTTTGCAAAAGAATTTTCTAGCTTATTTAACATTAAATTAAGAACAGAACCATTTATAAAAAAAATAATCCCAGCATCTATAGAAAACGATTTACAAATAAAAGTAACTAGTAAAAATTGTGAACTTTTTTCTTTGTCAAAAATTCAAGATATAAAAATTTCTATGTCTCCATTATGGCTTAGAGCTATTTTATGAAAAAATGATATTAATGCTGTTAATAATATTGTTGATTATGGAAATCTTATCGCAATCATACTAAACCAACCAGTTAATATTTATGATTATGATAAATTAAACTCAACAACTTTTGAAATTAAAGAAGTTAGTGATACTAATATCAATTTACTAAATAACAGAGAATATAAATTGAATAATAATTTGTGTGTTATTAATAAAGGTATTGTTGCAATCGCTGGGATAATGGGAACTGTAGATTCAACAGTTGATACAAATACTAAAAATATTGTTTTAGAAGTTGCAAATTTTAGTTTTAAAAAAATTAGAGAAGAACAAAAAAAACTAGGTTTTTCAACAGATTCATCATTGAGGTATTCACGAGGTGTTAATTCTTTAGAATATGAATTTACACATCAATTATTTTTTAATTTTTTAAGTAATGAACAAAAAAATGCTAAATACTCATATATTGTTACTAAAAAATCAAATAAATTAGAAACCAAACTTACTCCTATTAATGTTGATTTTGAATATCTTAAAGAATATAGTTCGATTGATAAATTAACAATTAATGAAGTTGAAAAGATTTTAAAAGCTTTATGGTTTAATGTTGAAAAAAATAATAATGTTTTAAAAATAATTTCTCCAGTTTTTAGAAAAGATATTTTAACAAAACAAGATATTGTCGAAGAAATAGTCAGATATGTGGGATATGAAAGAGTAAAATCAATAGCCCCATTAATTTCTATTAACAATGATAAACCATTTAATTACTTTTATAAATTCTTAAGACATTTACGCTCTTATTTGGTAAATCACGGTTTTTTTGAAACTATTAATTACTCACTAACAACAGAACATAAAGCCAAAGAGTTTAATATTCTATATAAACCGCAAAAATACTGGCAATTGGCAAATGAGATTAGTACCAATAGAAGTACTATGCGCTCTAGTTTAACACCCGGTCTCTTAGAAACTGTTATTTATAATAACAACAAGCAAGTTAAAAATGTTAATATTTTTGAAATATCAAAAGTTTATTTTGATAATAGAGAAGAGATTGTTTTAGGAATAGCTAGTGATGGTTTAATTCATCATTCAGAATTATATAAAGCAAATAATTATAATTTTTACGCTTTAAAAGGAATTGTAGATGGTATATTCAATTTAAGTAAATTTGATAGCGACATGATAGAATATAAAAATATTGAAGAAAACAGTGATCTTCATTTTGGAAAATCGGCTCTAATATATTATAATAATGATTTAATTGGTTATTTAGGAGAACTTCACCCTCTAAAAAAAGATATATATAAAATAAAAAATCAAACTTATGTTTGTGAGTTAGATCTTAAAAAAATTTATGAATTATATAGAAGTGGACAAACAATTAGTAAGGACATTAGTATATTCCCAAAAGTTACTAGAGATATTTCCTTTACAATTAAGGATAACTTAAATATTAAAAATATCATAAAATACATAAAATCATTAGCAATTTCAAATTTACAAAATATATACATTTTTGATGTTTATAAAAAGGATGAAAATGAAAATGAAAAATCTGTTGCTCTTAGGTTTGAATTCCAGGATGCAAACAGAACATTAAATGATGAAGAAGTAAACATAAAATATGAAAAAATAAAAAAAGAAATTATCACAAAATATAATGTGATAATTCGAGAATAA
- the pheS gene encoding phenylalanine--tRNA ligase subunit alpha produces MDSKSLEEIVNKELEEVSPTSEQELEQLKNKLLGKDGIINSQLKNIKNFSPEEKKVFGRNANLLKDKITNFINNNLEKIKLASINKKIKNEKLDISIDGVNYSTAAYHIITKTIDEILEFFIQNGFKIIDGPEVESDYYCFEQVNIPKDHIARDMQDTFYFDESILLRTHTSSNQVREMEINKDKFKQLAIISPGKVYRRDTDDATHSHQFTQIEGMLIGEKINLGNLKSILDLFIKFFYGKDRKTRLRTSYFPFTEPSVEVDVSCGICNLNGCSACKNEGWIEILGAGMIHPEVLKNGGYDPEKVSGFAFGIGVERVAMLKYNIRDIRHLYNNDLELFNLFIGENI; encoded by the coding sequence ATGGATAGTAAAAGTTTAGAAGAAATAGTTAATAAGGAACTTGAAGAAGTTAGTCCAACTAGTGAACAAGAATTAGAACAATTAAAGAATAAACTATTAGGAAAAGATGGGATTATTAATAGCCAATTAAAAAATATTAAAAATTTCTCACCAGAAGAAAAGAAAGTATTTGGTAGAAACGCTAATCTTCTAAAGGATAAAATCACTAATTTTATTAATAATAATTTAGAAAAAATAAAATTAGCTTCTATTAATAAAAAAATAAAAAATGAAAAGCTAGATATTTCAATTGATGGTGTTAATTATTCAACCGCTGCTTATCATATTATTACAAAAACAATCGATGAAATCCTTGAATTTTTTATTCAAAATGGATTTAAAATAATTGATGGTCCTGAAGTAGAATCTGACTATTATTGTTTTGAACAAGTAAACATCCCAAAAGATCATATTGCTAGAGATATGCAAGATACTTTTTATTTTGATGAAAGTATTTTATTGAGAACTCACACCTCTTCTAATCAAGTCCGAGAAATGGAAATTAATAAAGATAAATTTAAACAATTAGCAATAATTTCTCCCGGTAAAGTATATCGTCGAGATACAGATGATGCAACACATTCACACCAATTTACCCAAATTGAGGGGATGTTAATTGGAGAAAAAATTAATTTGGGTAATTTAAAATCAATTTTAGATTTATTTATAAAATTTTTCTATGGTAAAGATAGAAAAACACGTTTAAGAACTAGTTATTTTCCATTTACAGAGCCAAGTGTTGAGGTTGATGTTAGTTGTGGGATATGTAATTTAAATGGTTGTAGTGCTTGTAAAAATGAAGGTTGAATTGAAATTCTTGGTGCAGGGATGATACATCCAGAAGTCTTAAAAAATGGGGGATATGATCCTGAAAAAGTGTCTGGATTTGCATTCGGTATTGGTGTTGAGAGAGTTGCGATGTTAAAATATAACATAAGAGACATTAGACACTTATACAATAATGACCTTGAATTATTTAATTTATTTATAGGAGAAAATATATAA
- a CDS encoding MBL fold metallo-hydrolase codes for MNYKNNYDVINFVDRDFKNVNSFLVIDKEKNGILFDCWKGSVEGINKYLEENNVKLSHIFLGHGHYEHINGLEKIYIKNNDPCVYIGADDLPNLYDAELNQSAIYDTEKFAISDKVSNIKAILKDSVYKINGLTIKAFIRTSHTTGSIVYEIEELKMIFTGDALFCSQRTTIYDEELTDAWDDTLRWVFKAFPKKYIVMPGHHEYGVTLKQISKKNPYVKEILKNKK; via the coding sequence ATGAATTATAAAAATAACTATGATGTTATAAATTTTGTTGATAGGGACTTTAAAAATGTTAATTCATTTCTAGTTATCGATAAAGAAAAAAATGGAATTTTATTCGATTGTTGAAAAGGGTCTGTTGAAGGGATAAATAAATATCTTGAAGAAAATAATGTAAAATTATCACATATTTTTTTAGGTCACGGACATTATGAACATATTAATGGATTGGAAAAAATTTATATAAAAAATAATGATCCATGTGTATACATAGGAGCTGATGATTTACCAAATTTGTATGATGCAGAATTAAATCAATCTGCAATATATGATACTGAAAAATTTGCAATTTCAGATAAAGTTAGTAATATTAAAGCAATTTTAAAAGATTCTGTATATAAAATTAATGGATTGACTATTAAAGCTTTTATTAGAACATCACATACAACAGGTTCTATAGTTTATGAAATTGAAGAATTAAAAATGATATTTACAGGAGATGCATTATTTTGTTCACAAAGAACAACAATTTATGATGAAGAATTGACAGATGCTTGGGATGATACTTTACGTTGAGTATTTAAAGCATTTCCAAAAAAATATATTGTTATGCCAGGACATCACGAATATGGGGTAACTCTTAAACAAATATCTAAGAAAAATCCATATGTTAAAGAAATTCTAAAAAATAAGAAATAA